The window TTGTGGGTAGGCGACCGCGCGCCCGGTGATGTGACGGGGCATGGCGTCAAGAACGTCTGGTTCACAGTGAAAATGGACTCGGCGAAAAGCCACAAGCAAAGCAATTACAACAGCAGCAGTTACTATTAATCGGGCAGACAAACAGCTTCCTTCTATTTGTCTGTAACGTCAGGCCCTGTCTCCCGCGGCTAGCCGCCGCGCAGGCGTCTCGTAGCGGGAGCGTAGAAACGAAAATCCGTCGCAAACGCCAAGTCCGACTGGTATGCGGCGGCTACCTGGATATAATGCCTGGGAACCTTCGGGGGAATCGATCAGGTGAATTCAATTCAGGAGCCGTCTTTGAAGACCGCAACCGACACAGATTGGTCTGTGGAGCTGTCGCCGCTGTTGCGCCGCATCGTAGACCAGGACCGAGCCGCGCTGAAGCGTCTGTATGATTTAACCGGCGCCAGGTTGATGGGCGTCGCCATGCGCATACTGCAGGATGAAGGCGAAGCCGCCGATCTGCTGCAGGAAGTGTACATGAAGCTGTGGCGGCAAGCGTCCCAGTATTCAGGCGCCGGGTCCGCCTGGGGCTGGCTCTGCGTGCTGACCCGCAACGCTGCTCTGGACAAGCTGAAGAGCCGACAGCGCAAGCGTGAAGATCTCATGGATGATGTAGAGCCGCTGATGGCGGATCTGGCTGGCGAGGGGTGCGGACTGGCGGACCAGGAAGGCATGCGACAGTGCCTTGAAAAATTGAATGAAGAGCCTCGTAAAGCGATTTTATTGTCTTATATCCACGGATACAGCCACGGCGAACTGGAAACTCGGCTAGAGCGCCCATTAGGGACGATCAAAGCCTGGATCAGACGCGGACTGCAGGAGTTAAAACAATGTCTCGAAGCATGAGATATAAAAACGCCACAGTTTGCGACCATCTGGCGAGTCAATATGTGGCGGGGGCGATGAGCGCCAGAGTACGTCGACGCATGGAAACTCTGATGCGCGACTATCGTGAAATAGATACGGCGGTGGCCTACTGGTCAGATTTGATGACGCCGATGCAGGAGAGTCTGCCGGCGCAACAACCGCCTGTGGATCTGTGGGCGAAGATAGACGCCGCGACGGCGCCGGCCGCGAAGCCACAAACGGTCAGGGCGCAGGCGCAGGCAGTCAAAACCAGTTGGCTGGCCAGTTTCTGGGAAAATCTCGCCATGTGGCGCTTCTCCGCGATGGCGGGAACAGCGGCGTCAGTGGTGTTCGCGGTGGCGTTGCTTTGGAACGTCATGGGCGGCGCGCCGGGACGAGGGGCTGATTACATGGCCCCGATGAGTCGCAACGGTCAGGTGGCGCTGGTGATCTCCGCCTACAAAGGCGAGGAGCCGGGAACCTCTCAGTTGGTGACCCAGTGGTCCAAACGTTTCCAGGACAAACCCTCAGGCCCGCTGCATTTGTGGGCTGAGAAAATGGATGACCATAGTCTGGTGTATCTGGGGCAGATTGACTCAGGTAAAGAAAACTGGACCCTGACCTCCGCGGAATGGAAAGTCATCGCCAACAGCAGCCGTCTGTTGATCAATGACAACCCTTCCACGCTGGATGTCGCCGCAGTTACCTTCGAAGGTCCCTGTGTCCAGCTAAACGCCTGGAAGAGCTAAAGCGTCGGATATCCAGAGTAAAGCTGGACAAGCCAGGATAACTGAATAAAATTGCGCGGACTCTGATCAATGATGATCGGGCCGCGCATTTTTTATTCCCAGATATTCAGAGACCGTCCCATGGAAAACCCATATCAGGCGCCGCAGGCCGAATTGGATACGCACGGCGAATCTTCAACCCCTTTCTTCACCACCTCGATTACCAAGCTGATTGTCTTATACATCGCTACGTTGGGGTTTTATCGCCTCTATTG is drawn from Hahella sp. KA22 and contains these coding sequences:
- a CDS encoding RNA polymerase sigma factor, with the protein product MKTATDTDWSVELSPLLRRIVDQDRAALKRLYDLTGARLMGVAMRILQDEGEAADLLQEVYMKLWRQASQYSGAGSAWGWLCVLTRNAALDKLKSRQRKREDLMDDVEPLMADLAGEGCGLADQEGMRQCLEKLNEEPRKAILLSYIHGYSHGELETRLERPLGTIKAWIRRGLQELKQCLEA